Proteins from a genomic interval of Cucumis melo cultivar AY chromosome 7, USDA_Cmelo_AY_1.0, whole genome shotgun sequence:
- the LOC103494789 gene encoding protein DJ-1 homolog D — protein sequence MAQSKSKSVLLLCGDFMEDYEAMVPFQALLAYGVSVDAVCPGKKAGDICRTAVHESLGHQTYSESRGHNFALNATFDEIDFDKYDGLVIPGGRAPEYLAINSSVQSLVRKFSESGKPIATVCHGQLILAAAGLVRGRKCTAYPPVGPVLAAAGASWIEPESLAACAIDGNLITAATYESHPQYIQLFVKALGGNVSGSDKKILFLCGDYMEDYEITVPFQSFQALGCHVDGVCPKKKAGDTCPTAIHDFEGDQTYSEKPGHNFTLTADFEGLDASSYDALVIPGGRAPEYLALNPQVIAIVKEFMEAKKPVASICHGQQILSAAGVLQGRKCTAYPAVKLNVELSGATWLEPDPIDRCFTDGNLVTGAAWPGHPQFISQLMTLLGIQVTF from the exons ATGGCTCAATCCAAGTCCAAATCTGTTCTCCTCCTCTGCGGCGACTTCATGGAAGACTATGAG GCGATGGTCCCATTTCAAGCGCTACTCGCGTATGGGGTTTCAGTGGATGCTGTTTGTCCGGGGAAGAAAGCTGGCGATATCTGTCGGACCGCTGTTCATGAGTCGTTGGGTCATCAG ACCTATTCAGAATCTCGCGGGCACAATTTTGCGCTGAATGCAACGTTTGATGAAATCGATTTTGACAAATATGATGGGTTGGTGATCCCCGGAGGACGAGCACCAGAATACCTGGCTATAAATAGTTCAGTGCAGAGTTTGGTGAGAAAATTTTCAGAGTCTGGGAAGCCAATTGCAACTGTTTGCCATGGACAGTTGATTTTAGCAGCTGCAGGGTTGGTTAGAGGTCGGAAGTGTACAGCATACCCACCTGTGGGACCTGTCCTGGCTGCTGCTGGTGCTTCTTGGATTGAGCCAGAAAGTTTGGCAGCGTGTGCTATTGATGGTAACTTAATCACTGCTGCCACGTATGAGAGCCATCCTCAGTACATTCAGCTTTTTGTCAAAGCACTTGGAGGAAACGTCAGTGGATCAGATAAAAAAATTCTATTCCTTTGTGGG GATTACATGGAGGACTACGAGATAACTGTTCCATTTCAATCCTTTCAAGCTCTTGGTTGCCATGTTGATGGAGTTTGTCCAAAGAAAAAGGCTGGTGATACCTGTCCAACTGCCATCCATGATTTTGAAGGTGATCAAACTTACTCTGAGAAGCCAGGCCATAATTTTACGCTGACCGCTGATTTTGAAGGCTTGGATGCATCAAGTTATGATGCCCTTGTAATCCCTGGTGGTCGAGCACCAGAATATTTGGCCCTGAATCCACAAGTTATTGCAATTGTTAAGGAGTTTATGGAGGCTAAGAAGCCCGTTGCTTCTATCTGCCATGGACAACAGATCTTATCTGCTGCTGGAGTTCTTCAG GGGAGGAAATGCACGGCTTACCCAGCCGTGAAACTGAATGTGGAATTGTCTGGAGCAACATGGTTGGAACCTGATCCAATCGACCGGTGCTTTACCGACGGTAACCTTGTTACTGGAGCAGCTTGGCCTGGCCATCCTCAGTTCATTTCGCAGTTGATGACACTTTTGGGAATCCAAGTGACATTTTGA